A section of the Felis catus isolate Fca126 chromosome B2, F.catus_Fca126_mat1.0, whole genome shotgun sequence genome encodes:
- the FUT9 gene encoding 4-galactosyl-N-acetylglucosaminide 3-alpha-L-fucosyltransferase 9 isoform X2 has product MVCSPYEKIMTSASKGILRPFLIVCIILGCFMACLLIYIKPTNSWIFSPMESASSVLKMKNFFSTKTDYFNETTILIWVWPFGQTFDLTSCQTMFNIQGCHLTTDRSLYNKSHAVLIHHRDISWDLTNLPQQARPPFQKWIWMNLESPTHTPQKSGIEHLFNLTLTYRRDSDIQVPYGFLTVSTNPFVFEVPSKEKLVCWVVSNWNPEHARVKYYNELSKSIEIHTYGQAFGEYVNDKNLIPTISTCKFYLSFENSIHKDYITEKLYNAFLAGSVPVVLGPSRENYENYIPADSFIHVEDYNSPSELAKYLKEVDKNNKLYLSYFNWRKDFTVNLPRFWESHACLACDHVKRHQEYKSVGNLEKWFWN; this is encoded by the coding sequence AAAAAATTATGACATCAGCATCCAAAGGAATTCTCCgcccatttttaattgtctgCATTATCCTGGGTTGTTTCATGGCATGTCTGCTCATTTACATCAAGCCCACCAACAGCTGGATCTTCAGTCCAATGGAGTCAGCCAGCTCAgtgctgaaaatgaaaaacttcttcTCCACCAAAACtgattattttaatgaaactaCTATCCTGATTTGGGTGTGGCCATTTGGGCAGACCTTTGACCTTACATCTTGCCAAACAATGTTCAACATCCAAGGATGCCATCTTACCACAGACCGTTCCCTATACAACAAATCTCACGCGGTTCTGATCCATCACCGAGACATCAGTTGGGATCTGACTAACTTACCTCAGCAGGCTAGGCCACCCTTCCAGAAATGGATTTGGATGAATTTGGAATCACCAACCCACACGCCCCAAAAGAGTGGCATTGAGCACCTGTTCAACTTGACTCTGACTTACCGCCGTGACTCAGATATCCAAGTGCCTTATGGCTTCTTGACGGTGAGCACAAACCCCTTCGTGTTTGAAGTGCCAAGCAAAGAGAAGTTAGTGTGCTGGGTTGTGAGTAACTGGAATCCTGAGCATGCGAGGGTCAAGTATTACAATGAGCTGAGCAAAAGCATTGAAATCCATACATACGGGCAAGCATTTGGAGAGTATGTGAATGATAAAAATTTGATTCCTACCATATCTACTTGCAAATTTTATCTGTCTTTTGAAAACTCAATCCACAAAGATTACATCACAGAAAAGCTCTACAATGCTTTTCTAGCCGGTTCTGTCCCTGTTGTTCTGGGGCCGTCTAGGGAAAATTATGAGAATTATATTCCagcagattcattcattcatgtggaaGATTATAACTCTCCCAGTGAGCTCGCAAAATATCTGAAAGAAGTTGACAAAAACAATAAGTTATACCTTAGTTACTTTAACTGGAGGAAGGATTTCACAGTAAACCTTCCACGATTTTGGGAATCACATGCATGCTTGGCTTGTGATCATGTGAAAAGGCATCAAGAATATAAATCTGTGGGTAATTTAGAGAAATGGTTTTGGAATTAA
- the FUT9 gene encoding 4-galactosyl-N-acetylglucosaminide 3-alpha-L-fucosyltransferase 9 isoform X1, with protein sequence MKSYGPVNLSLAFEVIDHHLPHFNEKIMTSASKGILRPFLIVCIILGCFMACLLIYIKPTNSWIFSPMESASSVLKMKNFFSTKTDYFNETTILIWVWPFGQTFDLTSCQTMFNIQGCHLTTDRSLYNKSHAVLIHHRDISWDLTNLPQQARPPFQKWIWMNLESPTHTPQKSGIEHLFNLTLTYRRDSDIQVPYGFLTVSTNPFVFEVPSKEKLVCWVVSNWNPEHARVKYYNELSKSIEIHTYGQAFGEYVNDKNLIPTISTCKFYLSFENSIHKDYITEKLYNAFLAGSVPVVLGPSRENYENYIPADSFIHVEDYNSPSELAKYLKEVDKNNKLYLSYFNWRKDFTVNLPRFWESHACLACDHVKRHQEYKSVGNLEKWFWN encoded by the coding sequence AAAAAATTATGACATCAGCATCCAAAGGAATTCTCCgcccatttttaattgtctgCATTATCCTGGGTTGTTTCATGGCATGTCTGCTCATTTACATCAAGCCCACCAACAGCTGGATCTTCAGTCCAATGGAGTCAGCCAGCTCAgtgctgaaaatgaaaaacttcttcTCCACCAAAACtgattattttaatgaaactaCTATCCTGATTTGGGTGTGGCCATTTGGGCAGACCTTTGACCTTACATCTTGCCAAACAATGTTCAACATCCAAGGATGCCATCTTACCACAGACCGTTCCCTATACAACAAATCTCACGCGGTTCTGATCCATCACCGAGACATCAGTTGGGATCTGACTAACTTACCTCAGCAGGCTAGGCCACCCTTCCAGAAATGGATTTGGATGAATTTGGAATCACCAACCCACACGCCCCAAAAGAGTGGCATTGAGCACCTGTTCAACTTGACTCTGACTTACCGCCGTGACTCAGATATCCAAGTGCCTTATGGCTTCTTGACGGTGAGCACAAACCCCTTCGTGTTTGAAGTGCCAAGCAAAGAGAAGTTAGTGTGCTGGGTTGTGAGTAACTGGAATCCTGAGCATGCGAGGGTCAAGTATTACAATGAGCTGAGCAAAAGCATTGAAATCCATACATACGGGCAAGCATTTGGAGAGTATGTGAATGATAAAAATTTGATTCCTACCATATCTACTTGCAAATTTTATCTGTCTTTTGAAAACTCAATCCACAAAGATTACATCACAGAAAAGCTCTACAATGCTTTTCTAGCCGGTTCTGTCCCTGTTGTTCTGGGGCCGTCTAGGGAAAATTATGAGAATTATATTCCagcagattcattcattcatgtggaaGATTATAACTCTCCCAGTGAGCTCGCAAAATATCTGAAAGAAGTTGACAAAAACAATAAGTTATACCTTAGTTACTTTAACTGGAGGAAGGATTTCACAGTAAACCTTCCACGATTTTGGGAATCACATGCATGCTTGGCTTGTGATCATGTGAAAAGGCATCAAGAATATAAATCTGTGGGTAATTTAGAGAAATGGTTTTGGAATTAA
- the FUT9 gene encoding 4-galactosyl-N-acetylglucosaminide 3-alpha-L-fucosyltransferase 9 isoform X3: MTSASKGILRPFLIVCIILGCFMACLLIYIKPTNSWIFSPMESASSVLKMKNFFSTKTDYFNETTILIWVWPFGQTFDLTSCQTMFNIQGCHLTTDRSLYNKSHAVLIHHRDISWDLTNLPQQARPPFQKWIWMNLESPTHTPQKSGIEHLFNLTLTYRRDSDIQVPYGFLTVSTNPFVFEVPSKEKLVCWVVSNWNPEHARVKYYNELSKSIEIHTYGQAFGEYVNDKNLIPTISTCKFYLSFENSIHKDYITEKLYNAFLAGSVPVVLGPSRENYENYIPADSFIHVEDYNSPSELAKYLKEVDKNNKLYLSYFNWRKDFTVNLPRFWESHACLACDHVKRHQEYKSVGNLEKWFWN; this comes from the coding sequence ATGACATCAGCATCCAAAGGAATTCTCCgcccatttttaattgtctgCATTATCCTGGGTTGTTTCATGGCATGTCTGCTCATTTACATCAAGCCCACCAACAGCTGGATCTTCAGTCCAATGGAGTCAGCCAGCTCAgtgctgaaaatgaaaaacttcttcTCCACCAAAACtgattattttaatgaaactaCTATCCTGATTTGGGTGTGGCCATTTGGGCAGACCTTTGACCTTACATCTTGCCAAACAATGTTCAACATCCAAGGATGCCATCTTACCACAGACCGTTCCCTATACAACAAATCTCACGCGGTTCTGATCCATCACCGAGACATCAGTTGGGATCTGACTAACTTACCTCAGCAGGCTAGGCCACCCTTCCAGAAATGGATTTGGATGAATTTGGAATCACCAACCCACACGCCCCAAAAGAGTGGCATTGAGCACCTGTTCAACTTGACTCTGACTTACCGCCGTGACTCAGATATCCAAGTGCCTTATGGCTTCTTGACGGTGAGCACAAACCCCTTCGTGTTTGAAGTGCCAAGCAAAGAGAAGTTAGTGTGCTGGGTTGTGAGTAACTGGAATCCTGAGCATGCGAGGGTCAAGTATTACAATGAGCTGAGCAAAAGCATTGAAATCCATACATACGGGCAAGCATTTGGAGAGTATGTGAATGATAAAAATTTGATTCCTACCATATCTACTTGCAAATTTTATCTGTCTTTTGAAAACTCAATCCACAAAGATTACATCACAGAAAAGCTCTACAATGCTTTTCTAGCCGGTTCTGTCCCTGTTGTTCTGGGGCCGTCTAGGGAAAATTATGAGAATTATATTCCagcagattcattcattcatgtggaaGATTATAACTCTCCCAGTGAGCTCGCAAAATATCTGAAAGAAGTTGACAAAAACAATAAGTTATACCTTAGTTACTTTAACTGGAGGAAGGATTTCACAGTAAACCTTCCACGATTTTGGGAATCACATGCATGCTTGGCTTGTGATCATGTGAAAAGGCATCAAGAATATAAATCTGTGGGTAATTTAGAGAAATGGTTTTGGAATTAA